In one Achromobacter spanius genomic region, the following are encoded:
- a CDS encoding GGDEF domain-containing protein gives MTTSLFFLMWGLATALALPLLLPFQARGVRGIRMFIAANGLAVLSLLAVAAASLIPPGVSVIVSNAAWVGAISLVYVGVRQFFSLRPHSLRTAGISALCVLGFALLWFGTDDLTSRMLLYSGFTCASALMTGRVVFQQRKQIRTRGVVLYLMLSIFALAVLHGLRVLVYGAGWVAPVSLTEPSPWALFFIVCGSVTVPALFLALLLLVQTRLSEQMQAALTFDGLTQVHSRRSILDELERELQRCGRSGGPLAVLVLDIDHFKSINDRYGHAAGDTALRHFAKVAQNAVRATDRVGRLGGEEFVLLMVDCDPARALVHAQRVCDALRDTPLYLQGVEVPMTASGGLASYQDGDSADVILARADVALYRAKEQGRDRVEMAFGGRAPSRMQVSSLMGMAPAANGPLVTQEGAGR, from the coding sequence ATGACGACTTCCTTGTTCTTCCTGATGTGGGGGCTGGCCACGGCCTTGGCTTTACCGCTGCTGCTGCCGTTTCAGGCGCGCGGGGTGCGTGGTATCCGCATGTTCATTGCCGCGAACGGTTTGGCGGTGCTGTCTTTGCTGGCCGTTGCCGCCGCCAGCCTCATTCCGCCTGGCGTCTCCGTCATCGTGTCCAACGCGGCGTGGGTGGGCGCCATCAGCCTGGTCTACGTGGGCGTGCGCCAATTCTTTTCGCTGCGCCCGCATAGTCTGCGCACGGCGGGAATCAGTGCGCTGTGTGTGCTGGGTTTTGCGCTGCTGTGGTTCGGCACGGATGATCTGACCAGCCGCATGCTGCTGTATTCCGGCTTTACCTGTGCCAGCGCGCTGATGACGGGGCGGGTGGTCTTTCAGCAGCGCAAGCAGATCCGCACGCGCGGCGTGGTGCTGTATCTGATGTTGTCCATTTTTGCACTGGCCGTGCTGCATGGGCTGCGCGTGCTGGTTTATGGCGCGGGCTGGGTGGCGCCGGTATCGTTGACGGAGCCGTCGCCGTGGGCCTTGTTCTTCATCGTATGCGGGTCGGTCACCGTGCCCGCCCTGTTTCTGGCGCTGCTGTTGCTGGTGCAGACCCGCTTGTCCGAGCAGATGCAGGCGGCGCTGACCTTTGACGGCCTGACGCAGGTGCATTCCCGCCGCAGCATCCTGGATGAACTCGAACGCGAACTGCAACGCTGCGGGCGTTCGGGCGGGCCCCTGGCGGTGCTGGTGCTGGACATCGACCATTTCAAATCCATCAACGACCGCTATGGCCATGCGGCCGGCGACACGGCGCTGCGCCATTTCGCCAAGGTGGCGCAGAACGCGGTGCGCGCCACCGACCGTGTCGGCCGATTGGGAGGCGAAGAATTCGTGCTGCTGATGGTGGACTGCGACCCCGCGCGCGCGCTGGTGCATGCACAGCGCGTGTGCGATGCGCTGCGCGACACGCCGCTATACCTGCAGGGGGTGGAAGTGCCCATGACCGCCAGCGGCGGCCTGGCTTCTTATCAGGATGGCGATAGCGCCGACGTGATCCTGGCACGCGCCGACGTGGCGCTGTACCGCGCCAAGGAGCAAGGGCGCGACCGGGTGGAAATGGCGTTCGGGGGGCGCGCCCCAAGCCGCATGCAGGTGAGCAGCCTGATGGGGATGGCGCCAGCGGCGAATGGGCCGCTGGTGACTCAGGAAGGCGCCGGACGTTAA
- a CDS encoding S9 family peptidase, with the protein MTRTVLAASMAGIVGTTLGACATQPPPRAYPLKDFFRNPERGFFRLADDGRTLGFMQPTSVDGQPARMNIYVQALQGSKLVGEPRRLTSETARDISNYFWKGADVVLYQKDFGGDENYHVLAVNAKTGKITDLTPYDGARASIEDDLEDDPDHVLISHNQRNPEVFDVYRVNVHTGAAVLVAQNPGNIVGWQTDHAGKVRAAVTSDGLNTTLLYRDDEASEFRPLITTDYRTNVSPSFFTFDDKKIYALSNRGRDKLSLVVIDPARPDAEEEIFTPDTVDLDGAGYSRKRRVLTLAAYQTDKPQFKFFDAQSEALFKTLTEKLPGYEIALQGSNRDENVFIVAAYNDRTPGSRYLYDATSDTLTKLADINPAIPESDMSHVRPISYQSRDGLTIHGYLTLPAGRDPKNLPCIVNPHGGPWARDGWGYNPETQFLANRGFCVLQMNFRGSTGYGRAFWEASFGQWGLKMQDDITDGVQWLIKQGIADPKRIGIYGASYGGYATLAGVAFTPDLYAAAVDYVGVSNLFTFMKSIPPYWKPMLDKMQDMVGHPERDKDRLAATSPALHADKIKTPLFVAQGAKDPRVNKDESDQMVAALRARGVEVEYMVKDNEGHGFHNDENKFEFYEAMEKFLTQHLKP; encoded by the coding sequence ATGACGCGCACCGTCCTGGCCGCCAGCATGGCCGGCATCGTCGGCACCACGCTGGGCGCCTGCGCCACCCAGCCGCCGCCCCGCGCCTATCCCCTCAAGGACTTTTTCCGCAATCCGGAACGCGGCTTCTTCCGCCTGGCCGACGACGGCCGCACGCTGGGCTTCATGCAGCCCACCAGCGTGGACGGCCAGCCGGCCCGCATGAACATTTATGTGCAGGCGCTGCAAGGCAGCAAACTGGTGGGCGAACCCCGCCGCCTCACCAGCGAAACCGCCCGCGACATCTCCAACTATTTCTGGAAGGGCGCCGACGTGGTGCTCTATCAAAAGGATTTTGGCGGCGACGAGAACTACCACGTGCTGGCCGTCAACGCCAAGACCGGCAAGATCACCGACCTGACCCCGTATGACGGCGCGCGCGCCAGCATCGAAGACGATCTCGAAGACGACCCCGATCACGTCCTGATCAGCCACAACCAGCGCAATCCCGAGGTCTTTGACGTCTACCGCGTCAACGTCCACACCGGCGCGGCCGTGCTGGTGGCGCAGAACCCGGGCAACATCGTTGGCTGGCAGACCGACCACGCGGGCAAGGTGCGCGCCGCCGTCACCAGCGACGGCCTGAACACCACCCTGCTCTACCGCGACGACGAAGCCTCGGAATTCCGCCCGCTGATCACCACCGACTACCGCACCAACGTCAGCCCGTCCTTCTTCACGTTCGACGACAAGAAGATCTACGCGCTCAGCAACCGCGGTCGCGACAAGCTGTCGCTGGTGGTCATCGACCCGGCGCGCCCCGACGCCGAAGAAGAGATCTTCACCCCCGACACCGTCGACCTGGACGGCGCGGGTTACTCGCGCAAGCGCCGCGTGCTGACCCTGGCGGCCTACCAGACCGACAAGCCGCAATTCAAGTTCTTCGATGCGCAGTCCGAAGCCTTGTTCAAGACGCTGACGGAAAAGCTGCCGGGCTACGAGATCGCGCTGCAAGGCTCCAACCGTGACGAAAACGTGTTCATCGTCGCCGCCTACAACGACCGCACGCCGGGCTCGCGTTATCTGTACGACGCCACCTCCGACACGCTGACCAAGCTGGCCGACATCAACCCGGCCATTCCGGAAAGCGACATGTCGCACGTGCGGCCCATCAGCTACCAAAGCCGCGACGGGCTGACCATCCACGGTTACCTGACGCTGCCCGCCGGCCGCGACCCCAAGAACCTGCCTTGCATCGTCAACCCGCACGGCGGCCCCTGGGCGCGCGACGGCTGGGGCTATAACCCCGAAACGCAATTCCTGGCCAACCGCGGCTTCTGCGTGCTGCAAATGAACTTCCGCGGCTCGACCGGTTATGGCCGCGCCTTCTGGGAAGCCAGCTTCGGGCAATGGGGCCTGAAGATGCAGGACGACATCACCGATGGCGTGCAGTGGCTGATCAAGCAGGGCATTGCCGACCCCAAGCGCATCGGCATCTACGGCGCCAGCTACGGCGGCTACGCCACGCTTGCCGGCGTGGCCTTCACGCCGGACCTGTACGCCGCGGCGGTGGACTACGTGGGCGTGTCAAACCTGTTCACGTTCATGAAGTCGATTCCGCCGTACTGGAAGCCCATGCTGGACAAGATGCAGGACATGGTCGGCCACCCCGAACGCGACAAGGACCGGCTGGCCGCGACCTCGCCCGCGCTGCATGCGGACAAGATCAAGACGCCGCTGTTCGTGGCGCAAGGCGCCAAGGACCCGCGTGTCAACAAAGACGAAAGCGACCAGATGGTGGCCGCGTTAAGGGCGCGCGGCGTTGAGGTGGAGTACATGGTCAAGGACAACGAAGGCCACGGCTTCCACAACGACGAGAACAAGTTCGAGTTCTACGAAGCCATGGAAAAGTTCCTGACGCAGCACCTCAAGCCTTAA
- a CDS encoding BPTD_2524 family lipoprotein, with translation MVRNLVAASALALGLAGCSLGISSDSASPHSEFKAPVAFKDAYAAVIRQSNNCLRSTDNAYRVVSDLNEAAQTGVVRVLAPYSDNVMSRVDLKAAGPKSTDVRIVMWGKGTWDAAAMRAMQDAIYYSITSCSSYMPLDPRTPVKPSRDLPD, from the coding sequence ATGGTCAGGAATTTGGTCGCGGCATCGGCGCTGGCGCTGGGCCTTGCGGGTTGCTCGCTGGGCATCTCGTCGGACAGCGCGTCGCCGCACAGCGAATTCAAGGCGCCGGTTGCGTTCAAGGACGCTTACGCCGCGGTGATCCGGCAGTCGAACAACTGCCTGCGCAGCACCGACAACGCCTATCGCGTGGTGTCCGATCTGAACGAGGCGGCGCAGACGGGCGTGGTGCGCGTGCTGGCGCCGTATAGCGACAACGTCATGTCGCGGGTCGACCTGAAGGCCGCTGGCCCGAAGAGCACCGACGTGCGCATCGTGATGTGGGGCAAGGGCACCTGGGACGCGGCGGCAATGCGCGCGATGCAAGACGCCATCTACTACAGCATCACGTCGTGCAGCAGCTACATGCCGCTGGACCCGCGCACGCCCGTCAAGCCTTCACGCGACCTGCCGGACTAA
- a CDS encoding PaaI family thioesterase translates to MTATASTDYFGLTIPFMHFIGLVPESIAPGFARTTLPWRQDLTNSRGDVHGGTLMSVLDFTLSAAARGSADATEGMATIDMNTTFLSPGTGDLVIEARCLRRGGSIAFCEGDIRRADGELVARATATFKIVRRRPGGD, encoded by the coding sequence ATGACCGCAACCGCTTCCACCGACTACTTCGGCCTGACGATCCCCTTCATGCACTTCATTGGCCTGGTGCCCGAAAGCATCGCGCCGGGCTTCGCCCGCACCACGCTGCCCTGGCGCCAGGACCTGACCAACAGCCGGGGCGATGTGCATGGCGGCACGCTCATGAGCGTGCTGGACTTCACGCTTAGCGCGGCGGCGCGCGGGTCGGCCGACGCCACCGAAGGCATGGCCACCATCGACATGAACACCACGTTCCTGTCGCCCGGCACGGGCGACCTGGTCATTGAAGCGCGCTGCCTGCGCCGCGGCGGGTCCATCGCCTTCTGTGAAGGCGACATCCGCCGTGCTGATGGCGAACTGGTGGCGCGCGCCACTGCCACGTTCAAGATCGTGCGCCGCCGCCCGGGCGGCGACTGA